One genomic segment of Helianthus annuus cultivar XRQ/B chromosome 14, HanXRQr2.0-SUNRISE, whole genome shotgun sequence includes these proteins:
- the LOC118486414 gene encoding secreted RxLR effector protein 161-like, with translation MVVRSLDVEKDPFRPPNDGKEILGPEVPYLSAIGALMFLASHTRLDISFSVNLLARYSSCPTERHWNGVKQIFRYLQGTKDMGLYFTNQSTTSLVGFANAGYLSDPHTGRSQTGYLFTSGGTVISWRSVKQTITTTSSNHAEILAIHEASREYV, from the coding sequence ATGGTTGTAAGATCTCTTGATGTCGAGAAAGACCCATTCCGACCTCCGAATGATGGAAAGGAAATtcttggtccagaagtaccataTTTAAGTGCAATTGGTGCACTAATGTTTCTTGCTAGTCATACACGACTAGATATATCATTTTCTGTAAATTTATTGGCAAGATATAGTTCATGCCCTACGGAGAGGCATTGGAATGGGGTAAAACAAATATTTCGATACCTTCAAGGTACAAAAGATATGGGGTTGTATTTTACTAACCAATCGACAACAAGTTTGGTTGGTTTTGCAAATGCAGGGTATTTGTCTGATCCTCACACTGGACGATCTCAAACTGGATATTTATTCACAAGTGGAGGCACTGTTATTTCATGGCGCTCTGTAAAGCAAACCATCACAACCACATCATCTAATCATGCAGAAATATTGGCGATTCATGAAGCTAGTCGAGAATATGTTTAG